Proteins encoded by one window of Acidobacteriota bacterium:
- a CDS encoding efflux RND transporter permease subunit produces the protein MFRRRKAFDPLGKADLQTGGYNSMAKYRPQAGDSDSDCFGRHFRRRSFPLGSEFIPRLDEGDLAVQVQQLPVFPRTINKGTTTEAEKVLMEFPEVKTVISKTGRAEVATDPMSGVDFSDLYIGLKPKSEWKTTKDKTVLIEKDVRGGIGTAAFGHYQLFSQTELRVLRNRSQESEAMLPSKFSGDDLDVLKR, from the coding sequence ATGTTTCGGAGAAGGAAAGCTTTTGATCCGTTGGGCAAAGCAGATCTACAAACCGGCGGGTACAATTCCATGGCGAAATATCGCCCGCAAGCCGGCGATAGCGATAGCGATTGTTTTGGTCGTCATTTCCGGCGCCGATCTTTCCCTTTAGGTTCAGAGTTTATACCGCGACTTGACGAAGGCGACCTTGCGGTTCAGGTTCAGCAATTGCCGGTGTTTCCTCGAACAATCAATAAAGGAACGACGACCGAGGCTGAGAAAGTATTGATGGAATTTCCCGAAGTAAAGACGGTTATCTCAAAGACCGGACGTGCCGAGGTTGCCACCGATCCTATGAGCGGGGTCGATTTCTCCGATTTGTATATCGGCCTCAAGCCAAAGAGCGAGTGGAAAACGACGAAAGACAAGACTGTTTTGATCGAAAAAGATGTCCGAGGGGGCATCGGAACAGCAGCCTTCGGCCATTATCAGCTTTTTTCGCAGACCGAGTTGCGTGTGTTGCGGAACCGATCTCAGGAGTCCGAAGCGATGTTGCCATCAAAATTTAGCGGTGACGATCTCGATGTCTTAAAAAGATAA
- a CDS encoding efflux RND transporter permease subunit, which yields MGKNLLEGAAILGILVLLVLLGKLAWSIVGCDIIPLSMLFAAILMRIFNVSGNLMSLGALDFGLIVDGAVVMVRERRPSPGGGADMKDLVNRRERTILEACLEVARPVVFAVAIIAIVYLPILSLRGIEGKMFVPMALTVIFAS from the coding sequence GTGGGAAAGAATCTACTGGAAGGTGCGGCAATTCTGGGGATCTTGGTTTTGCTGGTGCTACTGGGGAAACTGGCGTGGAGCATTGTTGGTTGCGACATCATTCCGCTGTCGATGTTATTTGCCGCGATTCTGATGAGAATTTTCAACGTATCAGGAAACCTGATGAGTCTGGGTGCACTGGATTTTGGGTTGATCGTTGACGGGGCGGTGGTAATGGTCCGAGAACGTCGCCCGTCGCCGGGCGGAGGCGCAGACATGAAGGATCTCGTGAACCGCCGTGAACGCACAATTCTCGAAGCGTGTCTCGAAGTCGCACGGCCTGTCGTTTTTGCCGTTGCGATCATCGCGATAGTTTATCTGCCTATCCTCAGTCTTCGCGGTATCGAGGGCAAGATGTTCGTGCCGATGGCTTTGACGGTGATCTTTGCTTCTTAG